The following nucleotide sequence is from Populus nigra chromosome 15, ddPopNigr1.1, whole genome shotgun sequence.
CTGAAACATCTACAGAGAAAGTACTGGGCATTTTATGTCGCTATGGTGGTAGACTTCTTGTAGTTCTGTTGTATAATTTATACAGACAATCAAGATACACTGACACTAATATTCAACAGTACAACATTATCATAGGGCACTGCCTCTGCCTCTGCCACTGCCACTGCCGATATTAATCCACTATTAAATAACTTCCAGGATGCATCTTCCAATCTGATGGGTGCTCTCAAGTCCCAGACACCAAGAACAATATAAATCCAAATTAAGCAGTTCTTCTTAGCAGCTCCAAGATAGATTCAGGATCCCGGATTTCCTGACTCTCTTGTGAATCTTCATTACCTTGTGAAAAATCAACACTAGTGTATGTCCGGATCCCTGGACCGTGACCACTGCAATCCATTCCCCTTCCTTGCTGTGCACGTCTCACTTCCTTTTGGTGTTCGGTAAGTCcgaccctttttctttttgaacttGAACCCAACCTATTTTCTGGCTCAAATTGATTCGCCGTATCCTCCACTAACTCTACTCTTTTAGAGTTCCTGCTGTTTGTTGCAGTCACCCTGGATCTCTGAGCAGTTACTTCTGATATTGAATGGCATTTTACCAGGAATGGCAGACTTTTTGTTTGGaggtttattcttttatttcttgaaagcTTGTCTAAGATGTCAAGTAAACTCTCGGGGTAATCTAACTTGATCTGCTTACCATATGTTGAATTCCAAAAGGTGACGGTAAGCTCTGAAATGGTGGATTTTGGGTGATCAAGAGTTTTTTCAAGAAGTGGTGCCTGAAGTTTTAGGAGAGAGGAATCAAAGACTATTGGTGGTTGGCACCTCCTTAAGCAATTAAGGATTTCGGACCACAAGTGGTGAAGTTGTTCATTGGTGCTTGCCTCCTGTATTTCTCTATGTGACAGCCACTGAAGTAGTGGCCGACTTATTGTCTGCAATAAAGTATAAGCAGATCACTAAGTACTGGACAGAACCACAGTATTCTAACAATGGAatgtcaggaaaaaaaaatcaaattctttatCACCAACCCATGGAAAATGTTTCAAATCAATGTCGTCAAAATGGTCCTCCACTTTCTAGTGTTTAAGGATGGAAGGGGACTTCAAGAGCAACTCTTTCTCTTACTACAAAAAGAAGACTCGTGTCTATCTTTGTTTATTCTCTCTTTGAAACAAGaagagttttttatatttcctaatgagcttgttcttgaagaaacaaaaagaaaagaacggaTGCtgcttatttttaattacatatatGCAAACTGCCACAGTTAAAGCAGCTATGTACTCTGGTGATAAACTAAAAGCCATTGTATACTTGGTTTAAAGCGTTTGTGAAAAACAGGTTAGATTTTCCCCATCTCCAGACACATAAATTTCAGAAACAAGGTATGCacagtaaattaaaaaagagagatacaTACCtcaataaatgaaagaatagaTGGCTTGGTGTGAAGGCATCTGACAAAACATACTAGCACAGAAAAGACCCTGAAGTTCTCAAAGAGATGAGATATGCAGTCATTATAAATAACAGGGAACCGTGAGCACAAGGAGAAAAATATAGAAGTATAAACAGACCTTGAAGTTACAAAGAGAATAGTGGAAGGATCTGCTTCCATCATTGACCATGACAGGTTCAAGAATCTGTACAATGCCAAATGAAAAATAAGGGACTGTGGTTGGTGAAACAAGaacattaaagaaataaaatcatgtcTCATGCAGACCACATTAATATTTTGGTTAAGAAAATTCCATGTGCTTCACTTTCAAAGAGATGAACTCTTGTACCTTACTATGTACATGATGAATTTCATTAGACATTTAGCAAATGGTATTTTCACTTACCTGGAAGAAAATTCCAAGCTATTTTTTATGCCACTAAATGTCTTAGGGTCACGAGCATGTTCCACATTGTTCCCAACTGAACTTGCTGCCAAAGTCAGGATCTGTTGTTCCATGACACATGTCACAGCAGTGCCAGATAAATAAGTGAGGCCAATATCATCACGATGAAAATATTGCTCAGTACCATGGTCAAGCATGCTGATGTTTTGATCAATACAACCATTTAACATTGAACAAAGCTCTTCACTTAAACTGCTTGTTTCAGAGAACTTATTAAACTTCGAGGCACAAAGAGCTCCATACAGTGATTTCCACACTTCAGCTACTTGTTGAAGTTTAAGCTTTCTTTCTGGTGAAACAAGAGATTCTTTCAAGGAACCACTATCTTTCTTTTGGGTTGGCCAAATGCAAGAACAAACCACAAAAGGGTAGGATAAGAGGTGGCATACAGCACGAGGAAAATCCCTGTTGGAGTCCATTTTCAAAAGTGAAAGATCCTTTACAGTTAGACCATTGAAGAAATCTTCCAAACCTTTTGCTATCGCTGTCCAAATATCTAGGTGCCTAAACTCCATGTGTTTATACAATAAACCAACAGCAACAGACAGATTTTCCACAGGATCATACAATAAAAGTATGGTTTTGAAAAATCTGCGAAGTCCCTGAAGAAGTAGCTCCATCCCCCGAGTGGCAGGAGTTGATGGGATCACTACAGAGACATAGAGTACACTTAGATAAACCAATGGCGAAACCATATCCATGTAAGCAACAGAGCTGATACCCAGATATTTTACATTTCTAATGTTGTCAACCATTTGAAGGTTCTCAATGCATGTGAAGTTTAAAGACACCTTGTAAAGAGGGGATCCCAATATAGAAGGTTCTAAGTCCTGAACAACAGCCTCTAGAAATTGGAGGGAAGTATGATGCAATTCACTACTCCCGCCACCTTCTGAAGTTACATCTTCACATATCTTCTTTATGAACCTTAATAATGTGGTCAAACACAACATAATGTCATTGTATTTAGTGGAGGAACTTCTAAAATCCATTTGGACCCCTTTTAAAAAAGATCTAAATATCCTCAAGGCAGCATCACATGCTGAACTTCTATTTTCAGGGGTGATTGTTGCAATTGATGCATGGCTGATGATAATATCCATCATCTTTACAAGGAAATCCAGCTGACCAATAGTCCAGGGCAACCATTTAATGGGTTGCAGTTTCCATGACCATTTGCTTGATGTTGAATGATGGCTTACCTGGCTACTGGTTTCATGGTCTAGGTTCCTGCATTTTGCTAATATAAAATCGTCAAGCAGATCTAGGCACAGGTTCCACAACCAGAAAGTCTTAACATCAGGCCCAAACCGAAAAACAGCTCCAAAAATGGGATCCAACACCAGTTCTATCACCCATGGATGGTTGACAGAGATATCAAGCTTATGCAGCAGATAACACCATGTATTCAAGCATGAAGAGTAAACAGATACATCACATTTACTCGAGATGATACCAATTAGAGGTGTCATTATGAGCTTTATGCTTTTTGAAAAA
It contains:
- the LOC133674057 gene encoding uncharacterized protein LOC133674057 isoform X1 translates to MSSFCNQIEEIKSLIYSNKSLAYSTLSHLQEQSVNDPSLLQTLADNSQDLVSLITVDISIDDEEVAAQALKCLGFMIYHPSLVSTIPVDDANLVLEALAKVIMSTKIKSVCNLGVWCISMQQFEASILVGCFNSVLQAVVHALDNPIGSLSTTFEAMQAVMKLAAQLSERMRESSHIWAPPICRRLLSTDKRERDISERCLLKIRPTIIPPPPALSKALAEDMKLKLLTVMKDLLNQGLKIQTLQAWGWFIRLQGSHAMKYRHLTNDMLKVPEKTFSDHNPQVQIASLVAWEGLVDAFIHPALLTSETIEPIKNGIQQVRTSGGSSSQIQASGFSKSIKLIMTPLIGIISSKCDVSVYSSCLNTWCYLLHKLDISVNHPWVIELVLDPIFGAVFRFGPDVKTFWLWNLCLDLLDDFILAKCRNLDHETSSQVSHHSTSSKWSWKLQPIKWLPWTIGQLDFLVKMMDIIISHASIATITPENRSSACDAALRIFRSFLKGVQMDFRSSSTKYNDIMLCLTTLLRFIKKICEDVTSEGGGSSELHHTSLQFLEAVVQDLEPSILGSPLYKVSLNFTCIENLQMVDNIRNVKYLGISSVAYMDMVSPLVYLSVLYVSVVIPSTPATRGMELLLQGLRRFFKTILLLYDPVENLSVAVGLLYKHMEFRHLDIWTAIAKGLEDFFNGLTVKDLSLLKMDSNRDFPRAVCHLLSYPFVVCSCIWPTQKKDSGSLKESLVSPERKLKLQQVAEVWKSLYGALCASKFNKFSETSSLSEELCSMLNGCIDQNISMLDHGTEQYFHRDDIGLTYLSGTAVTCVMEQQILTLAASSVGNNVEHARDPKTFSGIKNSLEFSSRFLNLSWSMMEADPSTILFVTSRVFSVLVCFVRCLHTKPSILSFIETISRPLLQWLSHREIQEASTNEQLHHLWSEILNCLRRCQPPIVFDSSLLKLQAPLLEKTLDHPKSTISELTVTFWNSTYGKQIKLDYPESLLDILDKLSRNKRINLQTKSLPFLVKCHSISEVTAQRSRVTATNSRNSKRVELVEDTANQFEPENRLGSSSKRKRVGLTEHQKEVRRAQQGRGMDCSGHGPGIRTYTSVDFSQGNEDSQESQEIRDPESILELLRRTA
- the LOC133674057 gene encoding uncharacterized protein LOC133674057 isoform X2; its protein translation is MSSFCNQIEEIKSLIYSNKSLAYSTLSHLQEQSVNDPSLLQTLADNSQDLVSLITVDISIDDEEVAAQALKCLGFMIYHPSLVSTIPVDDANLVLEALAKVIMSTKIKSVCNLGVWCISMQQFEASILVGCFNSVLQAVVHALDNPIGSLSTTFEAMQAVMKLAAQLSERMRESSHIWAPPICRRLLSTDKRERDISERCLLKIRPTIIPPPPALSKGLKIQTLQAWGWFIRLQGSHAMKYRHLTNDMLKVPEKTFSDHNPQVQIASLVAWEGLVDAFIHPALLTSETIEPIKNGIQQVRTSGGSSSQIQASGFSKSIKLIMTPLIGIISSKCDVSVYSSCLNTWCYLLHKLDISVNHPWVIELVLDPIFGAVFRFGPDVKTFWLWNLCLDLLDDFILAKCRNLDHETSSQVSHHSTSSKWSWKLQPIKWLPWTIGQLDFLVKMMDIIISHASIATITPENRSSACDAALRIFRSFLKGVQMDFRSSSTKYNDIMLCLTTLLRFIKKICEDVTSEGGGSSELHHTSLQFLEAVVQDLEPSILGSPLYKVSLNFTCIENLQMVDNIRNVKYLGISSVAYMDMVSPLVYLSVLYVSVVIPSTPATRGMELLLQGLRRFFKTILLLYDPVENLSVAVGLLYKHMEFRHLDIWTAIAKGLEDFFNGLTVKDLSLLKMDSNRDFPRAVCHLLSYPFVVCSCIWPTQKKDSGSLKESLVSPERKLKLQQVAEVWKSLYGALCASKFNKFSETSSLSEELCSMLNGCIDQNISMLDHGTEQYFHRDDIGLTYLSGTAVTCVMEQQILTLAASSVGNNVEHARDPKTFSGIKNSLEFSSRFLNLSWSMMEADPSTILFVTSRVFSVLVCFVRCLHTKPSILSFIETISRPLLQWLSHREIQEASTNEQLHHLWSEILNCLRRCQPPIVFDSSLLKLQAPLLEKTLDHPKSTISELTVTFWNSTYGKQIKLDYPESLLDILDKLSRNKRINLQTKSLPFLVKCHSISEVTAQRSRVTATNSRNSKRVELVEDTANQFEPENRLGSSSKRKRVGLTEHQKEVRRAQQGRGMDCSGHGPGIRTYTSVDFSQGNEDSQESQEIRDPESILELLRRTA